GAGAAGTTCAGGCATGTCGCCCGTCTCCAGAATCTGCGACAGCTCTAAGTCTATACCCTGAACACTAGATAGCTATGTGTCGCCCATCACAATCCCGCCGAACCCGGGACGACCGATTGTGCCGCAACGTACATTGAACCTAAGGTTTGTTACAAGAAAGTGACGTAGTTGAAGGATTCTTCAACTCGAAGGGGGGGCATACTCGGATTTCATTTCTGTCAAACGGGCGGGGGGCGCCTGCCTCGATCCGCCACGCCTCCTCGCTAAAAACAAAACGCTCCGGATCCTGGCAGGACATCCGGAGCGTCATCCACGGGTTGAGAATTTTCCTACCGAGATGACTTCACTTCGCGGTGGGCATGTAATCCCGGTCCAGGCGAAGCGCTGTGGGGGGCTTTTTGATCTGGCCCATCATGGTCATCTTGTCGATCTTATCCTGCAGGCGCATGATGCCGTAGAGCAATGCCTCCGGGCGCGGCGGACAGCCGGGGATATAGACATCGACAGGAACAATGCGGTCGACCCCCTGCAACACGGCGTAAGTCGGAAAGGGGCCTCCGCAGCTGGAGCAGGCGCCCATGGAGATGCACCACTTGGGGTCCGGCATCTGGTCCCAGACGCGGCGCAGCACCGGACCCATCTTCAAGGCCACCGTTCCCGCCACGATCATCAGGTCAGACTGGCGCGGTGAAGGGCGAAAAACCTCGGCGCCAAAGCGCGCGATGTCGAAGCGGCTGGCGCCCGTGGCCATCATTTCAATGGCACAACAGGCCAGCCCGAAGGTCATCGGCCAAAGGGCCGATCGGCGCGCCCAATTCACGACCTGGTCGACCGTCGTCACCAGGAAGTTTCTTTCCGCTGAAGGGTCTACAAAAGAATACGGATCCATGCGATCAATAACCTCAATTTTCTTCGATCGGGAATGAAAACCTCCCGGCCCGCGATCGCCCGCGCCCCGACGCTATACCCATTCCAACGCGCCTTGTTTCCATAGCCAGATAAAACCCACTACCAGGATACCCAGGAACACGAGCATTTCCACTAATCCAAAGAGGCCCAGGACGTCGTATCGAATGGCCCAGGGAAAAAGGAACACGGTCTCCACGTCGAAGACGACGAACAGGATCGCGACAATATAGTACCGCACCGTGTATCGCTCGCGGGGCTGATAGACGGGATCGACACCGCATTCGTATGGACTGAGTTTCGCCTTATGGGGATCGCTCGGTCGAATCAGCCGGAGTATGGCGATGGTGACGACGGGAAAGAGAAAGCCGAGTGCCATGAACATCAGGATGGGAACATAATTCTTGGGCATCCAGGGTCCTTTCGGATAGAGCATCCAACCCGCAGACACAAGTTTGTCATTCTAATTCTTTTCACCGGGATTAGGCAAACTGAAATGTGGGGCACACAGCCTAATCTGCCCCGGATGGGACTTCTTTAGGATGGCGGAAAGAAGAAAAGCCCGCCTCGCTGAGGGGGCAGACGAGACGTCTGCCCCACCTTCAATGTTTGGTCTTGCCGTGGATGAGGTTCAGCGCATGCGGGAGCAGATCCTGGATGGCGTCGAAACACTCGACCACTCCCTTCGGGCTCCCGGGCAAATTTACGATAAGCGTTTCGCCCCGGACCCCGACCAAGGCGCGCGATAGGAACGCGAAGCGGGTGTGGCGACTGGATTCGGCCCGCATCAGCTCGGCCAGTCCCGGGACGCTCTTGTCGATGACTGCCTGAGTGGCCTCCGGCGTCACATCCCGCGGGCCCAGGCCCGTCCCGCCGGTGGTGACGACCAGGTCAATGGTATGAGCGTCGGCAATGGCCTTCAGTCGATCCGCAATCCGGTTGATTTCGTCCGGAACCACTTCGGTCAAGACGACTTCATACCCGAGTTTCTCGAGTTTCTCCTTCGCGGCGGCGCCCGAGAGATCCGGCCGCGTGCCCACGGCAACTGAATCGCTGATGGTGATGACGGCGGCGTGTCGTGTAAGACTCATGAGAAATGAATGCAGCGATAATCTGGCCGGGATAATGGAGTCGTCCGGGATCCTCGGGCCCGCTTGAATGCCCTCCCCTCGGGGGACCATCGCCGGGGTAAAGGGCAATCTCTAGCGTTTCCCCTCATCGAGCTGGCGCATGCCCTCCATGAGCAGGCCCTGCGTGGAGTTCTGGACGCTTTGCTGTTTCGATTCGGCCCCGAACTGGATCTTGAAGTCGCCATCCCCCCAGGTCAGAATGCGGTACACGGCCGGGTCGCCCCGGAGGTCGCCGGATTCCGCGTCATAGATCTGACCTTCGCGAAAATAGAGCACGGCGGACTCCCCCTGCCGCGCCAGGGAGAGGGCCCCGGTCTTCCGCCCGATCTCCAGAACTTGAATGAGGTCGACCGGACCCATATCGGCGAGGCGTCCGCCAATCGCCCCATCTTCGACCGACATCGACTCCAGGCGGTGCTGCTGCATGCGGGAGAGAATAGTCTTCAGCCGTTGGCGGGCATCGGCCGCAAAGAAAGGCTTTTCGATGATTTCGTCGGGGACCAGGTCGAGGGGCCGGATTTTCTGCTCATATTCCGCCCGCGTGGCCAGCAACACGAACGGCACATCGCGATGCGCGGGATACTCCTGGAGCTTTCGAAAGAGCTGGATTCCATCCATGATCGGCATGGAGAAATCGGCCACCACCACATCAGGATGCGAATCCCGCACCTTGAGGAGGGCATCGGCCCCATCCGAGGCCGTGCTCACATCGCAGCCCAGACCCTGCAGGATGGAATGGAGAATCCGGACAATCGAGGAGTTATCATCGGCCAGCAAAACTTTTGCTCGTGACATGAGTTTGTCCTGTGATTGAAGTTCCAGAAGCGCCCGTGGATCAACCGGTCCGTCCCGCCTGCGGCGATCAGGGGGTTCCAGGCCTTCTGACACCCTTACCTTCCTTCAGACCAAGCCCTTCATTTTCTGGGAGCCGCCCGGCGGTAAACTCCGCTGCGTCCCCCACGCTTCTCGATGAGGTGGATTTCTCCGATCTCCATGGATCGATCGACGGCCTTGCACATGTCATAAAGCGTCAGCGCCGCCACCGACGCGGCCGTGAGCGCTTCCATCTCCACCCCGGTTTCGCTCTTGGTCGTGGCGGAGCTCTCGATTTCAATTCCGCGCTTTTGAAATCGACATTGGACGTCGACCCGGGTCAAAAACAGCGGATGGCACATGGGAATCAGGTCCGGAGTCCGCTTGGCAGCCAGGATTCCCGCAATCCGGGCCACCTCCAGAGGATTCCCTTTGGGAGTCCTCAAGCCGCGGATAGCTGAGAGTGCAGCGCGGGAGATCTTAATAAACCCGTGCGCCCGCGCTGTGCGGAGCGTCACAGGTTTCTGGCCGACCTCCACCATGTGGGCCTGGCCTCGAGCATCGTAATGGGAAAGTTTCTTGGGCATGGTAAGAATCGGTTCCCGCAACTTGAAGACGGAGCCCTCTGTTCAGAAGGAAGGCACCAGGATTTTCACACTGTCTTTCTCAGTGAACTCTGCCTGCTGCTCCGGTGCAATCAAAAAGCAATTCGAACGCGCCAGGCCGGCAAGATCAGAGGAGCCTCTCCATCGAACTGTTCTTACATGAACGTCACCCTTCCGGATTTCGAAATGGGCGGGCAGATAGCCGCGTCTTCCGGTGGGTTGTTTGAATGAATTTTCAAGTCGCGCATTCAAGATCGAAGGCTCGCCGGCCTCTTCCCCTGAAAGCATCTTGAGCAGCGGCTCCACGAAGAGATGATAAGTGACGATGGCCGACACCGGATTCCCAGGAAGCGCAAAGACGAATTGATGTCCCCGCGTCCCGAAGACGGCCGGCTTCCCCGGCCGGATGGCCACCGCATCAAAACCCAATTCCACCCCGGATTCCCTCAACACTGGCTCCACAAAATCATACTTTCCGGCGGAGACCCCTCCTGTCAGCAGCAGGCAATCGCTCGATTCAAGGCCGGCGCGAATCTTCTGCCGGAGATCTTGAAGGTCGTCCCGAGCAATTCCCAACAGATGTGCCGCGGCCCCCGACCTGCGGACCATGGCCAGGAGGGAATAGCTGTTCGAATTACGAATTTGATTCTGTCCCGGTTCATTCTCTATGGACACCAATTCATCGCCGGTCGCGAGGATGCCCACTCGGGGTCTCTTGAACACCAGGGGTCTTGTCATACCCGCACTCGCGGCGAGTGAGATCTCATGAACCCGGAGGGTGTGACCGCGGGGTACCAGCACATCTCCCTTTCGTGCTTCGTTGCCGCGGAGGGAGACATTGGTCCCGGCGTTCAAACTCTTTTTGATTCTGATCCTGCCGGAATCGAAGGCGTCTCCCCGAACGTTCGCCGGAGCGGGGCCAAGGGATTCAACCTCCTCCACCATGACCACCGCATCGGCGCCCGGGGGGATGGCAGCCCCGGTCATCACCTGGGCCGCTTCCCCGGCGCCGATCCGGGGAAGAATGGCATCGCCTGCCTTGCTCTCGCCGGCGACGCGCAATTCCACGGGGGCGTGCTGGACGTCCGCGCTCCGAAGGGCGTATCCGTCTTTGGTAGACCGGTCAAACGGCGGCTGATCGGTGTCGGCACAGAGGTCTTCGGCCAGCACCCGGCCCAGCGCTTCTTCGAGCGTCACCCGTTCCGATCCCAGTTCGCCCCGCTTCGCACGGCAGGCGTCGATCACCCTTTGTCTGGCTTCGTCAACGGAAATCATGCACCAACCCGAGCAAATAATCCCAATGATGATAGCATTTTTTGTTGTTTGGAACGCGAACGAACACTAATGAACACCGAGAAGACATTGAGTGAGTGCATTCTACCCCAGAATTGGACAGAAATTATCAAAAGCGCGGAATCTTTCAATTCGCCTGATTAGAATCTATCCCCGCAGTTCATCTCGGGATTCATGCTCGATGGTTACCATTCAATTCCCAAGTCTTCGTCACCGTTCGATCGTTATCAAACACTTTTCGGCAGAATTCAGGTTTCGGACCGAAGTTTAACAATAGCCCAACCTCATAGGGGGTCGAGCGTAGATAGTTTAACAATTGGGCCTCGTCCTCTTCCATGAGACAGCGCTTGGCCTTGAGTTCGACAATCACCGCGTTCTCGACCACGAGGTCGGCATAGTATTCCCCAACGATTTCTCCTTTGAAAAAAACGTCGATCTTGGCTTGCTTTTCGACCTTGAGACCCGCCCGCCGAAGTTCCGTAGCCATCGCGTTTAGGTAGACCTTCTCAAGAAACCCATAGCCCAGCCTGTGATACACCTCCTTAAAGAATGCACGAAGTATTCTGCTGGTGACCTCTTGAAATTTTAGGTTGGATTGAACATTACACATTGCTACCTCCGCGCTTCGACAACAGAGGGCGCAGAAATTCCCCTTGCGCTCCTTCAACTGAGTTCTCAAATGGCAGGTGCATGGGAAGATCGCTTCTCAATTCGATGAAAAATGGGCTTCAAACCCCAACGGTTAAGAAGGTCAGATCTGCACATCGTCTAATTCGCGTTTGTCAGTGTCAAAGGGGGGTAGGTAAAATCGCAAAAATTATATCACTCTTATACCATCAGTCCAAAAATCTTTGCCTCGTTCAAAAGGATGGTCTGGTTCCGCTCGGGGCCGGTCGAAATCATGGCGATCCTTTTGCGGCAGGGCGTCAGGCGAGGTCAGTCCCAAGGTGGGAGACTGCCACCCTGGAAATACCTTGTAGACGGGTTCGACATTTTCGAGCACGCTGGATTCGCATGGCATTTCCCGAAGGTCAGAATTCTTGTACCGATATCCCGAGCAGATCGGAATTTCATCCAGGGTGTCAAGGACATCGACCTTGGTAATGGCTAAGGCATCGATCCCATTGATGCGTCCGGCGTAACGCGCTGCCGGCACATCAAACCACCCACAGCGCCGGGGCCTTCCGGTGGACGCCCCGTATTCGCCGCCCCGCTGACGGATCTGCTCTCCCAGGGGAGTTTTGATCTCTGTCGGAAATGGACCGCCACCAACGCGTGTGGCGTAAGCCTTGGCCACCCCGATGACTCCATCAATTCGGGTCGGAGGGACGCCGGTCCCCGTGCAGGCGCCGCCCGCTGCGGCGCTCGAGGAGGTGACGAACGGATAGGTGCCGTGGTCGAGATCCAGCAGAATGGCCTGAGCGCCTTCAAACAAGATCCGCTTTCCTGCTTTCATCGCCCCCGCCAGCCAGGCCGAGGTGTCCGTCGCATAAGGTTTCAACCTCTCAATGAGCGCCATGACCTGATCCAGGATCGCATGAGCATCGAGCCCCTCCGACTGGTAAAGCGTCGTCAGCAGGGCATTCTTGGTTTTGACGTTTTCAAAGATACGCTCTCGCAGGACCTCCGGATGAAAGAGGTCGCAGACACGGACTCCAGTGCGGGCAGCCTTGTCTTCGTAACACGGACCGATGCCCCGATAGGTGGTCCCGATTTTCCGGTCGCCGAGCGCCGCTTCCGTGGCCACCTCGATGGCGCGGTGGTACGGCAATATCAGGTGGGCCCGCGTCGAGATGAACAGCCGTCCGCGCAACGAAATCCCCAGGGTCTCCAGTTGTGAGATCTCGTTGAGCAGATATTCCGGATCGATGACAACGCCGTTGCCGATGACACACTCCTTGTCGGGGTGAAGAATGCCGGTGGGGATAAGATGCATGACGAACTTCCGGTCGCCAATCTTCACGGTGTGCCCGGCATTATGTCCCCCCTGGTAGCGCGCCACCACGTCAAAGCGGTCGCAGAGGAGATCCACAATCTTCCCTTTTCCCTCGTCGCCCCACTGTGCGCCGACAATCACCATATTCGCCATATTTTCCAGGCCTCGTTTCTGACCACTCCACGGTCGGCCGTTTCCCGCGCACGACACTCACCACGTATTCAAACGGAGCTTCCCCGGGGAAAAAAGGTCATGTGGCGAGAGATCTGGAGGAAATAAACAAATGATCCTGGGGCCGGTTGGAATCTTCCAGACCGAATCGAAGGAGTCTTCCAATGGCTCCCCGGAGAGCCCCGGCGGTTGCTCCCGTGGAGAACGCCCACCACGCGCGCCCCCGCTCAATTCAGGTGACGCTCCAGCATTCGGACGATATTGTCTTTGCCCGTGTTCCCGACGATCTGATCTTTGACTTGTCCCCCCTTGAAAAGAATGAGCATGGGGATGCCGCGAACATTAAACCGCTGCGAGACCGCCATGTTTTCATCCACGTTCACCTTGCCCACCTTCACCTTGCCCTGATATTGATCGGCGACCGCTTCAACGGCCGGCGCCAGCATCCGGCAGGGAGCGCACCATTCAGCCCAGAAGTCGACCAGGACCGGCACCTCGGCTTTCAACACCTCGTCATCAAAACTCGTATCGGTGAAGTGAAAGATATTAGGGTTGTCAGACATGAATTCCTCCCAATGAATTCCGATGAACACCTGCACTCAACGCATCGTCCTCTTCCCGGACCCCTCGGGGAAACTAAGTCCCGCACCCAAGGGCCCACGTCCCAAACTCTCTCTACGGGGCGCGCCGCGACAGTAAAGATTCGTAGAGTTTGACGTACTGACGGGCCGAGGCACCCCAGGAGAAATCCTTGGTCATCCCCGCGCGCATTAACCGGTGCCATGCCTCACGGTCCTTGTAAACCTCCAACGCATCGTGAACGGCGGCCGCCATGGCAGAAGCGGTGTACTCGTGGAACTTGAATCCGGTTCCCCGGCCTGTGGAGGGATCATAGGGCTCGACGGTATCATCCAGTCCGCCCGTGGCGCGAACCACAGGAACGGTGCCATATTTTAGACTATAGAGTTGGTTCAGTCCACAAGGTTCATACCGCGAGGGCATAAGAAAGAGATCCGCGCCAGCCTCAATTTTATGAGCCAACTTGTTGTCAAACGCCAGCCGCAAACCAAACTGCTGGGGGTTCGTGCCGGCAATGCGCTGCAACAAGGTTTCATACTTCGGCTTGCCGGAACCCAACACAACAAATAACGGGTTCATGGCCAGAATCGATTCAATTCCTTCGGAAATCAAATCAAACCCCTTCTGGTCATCCAGCCGCGAGATGATTCCGATCAAGGGACGATTCAGTTGTCCCGGGAGGCGAAACTCCTGGAGCAGATCGAGCTTGCATTCGAGCTTGCCGTCCAGGGATTCGGGTGTGTACTTCTTGACAATAAAAGGATCAATGGCTGGGGACCAATCGGCGTAATCGATCCCGTTGAGGATCCCCTGGACATTCGCGGCCCGGCTTCGAACGACACCTTCCAGCCCATGTCCGAATTCGGGGGTTTGAATCTCCCGACTGTACTTCGGGCTCACGGTGGTAATGGCATCGGCCAGCGCAATTCCACCCTTCAGGTAGTTCACCTTTCCATAGTACTCGAGCTCTCCGATATGAAACGACGATTCCGGCAGTCCGGCCGTCTTCATGACGCCGGCATCGAAGAGACCCTGATAACCCATGTTATGAATCGTAAAGACAGTCCGCAGGTTCCTTAAAGAGGGGTCGTTGCGGGATTCGTGCTTCAGAAACACCGGGACCGGAGCCGATTGCCAGTCATGACAGTGGAAGAGGTCGGGGGGCGTCGCAGATCGTCGGGCAAATTCAATGGCAGCGCGGGAGAAGAGGGCAAACCGCTCCGCGTTGTCCGGATAATCGACCCCCTTCTCGCCATAAAACTCCTCGCGGTCGAAGTATTCCGGGCAGTCCAGGAAATAAATCACCTCGCCCGGGGCAGGCGACTCCGGGGCCCGCCAAATGGAACAGGTCTTCGGCCGGCCACTCATCGAAATGGAAAAGTCCGGCGCGACTCTCGAGAGCCGGTCGAGGGGGATCTTGCGATACCGCGGGATCAGGACATCCACTTCATGCCCCATTTTTGCAATAAACTTCGGCAGGGCCCCCATCACATCCGCCAGCCCACCCGTCTTTGCGAAGGGGACACATTCAGAAGCGACCAATAAGATCCTCATACGCATCACACTCAACTTTTCCGGGCAGAGCTCTCGGCCGGGATGGCGGCCCCGGTTCACTCCGATTCAACCTCTCTGCCCACTTGCCGTTGCCTGGATATCGAAGCCGACGTAAGGTACAGAACGGTAAGGGCACTGTCAAGGTGAATGGTTCTCGGCAGCGCCGAAGAGCATTATCAACTTTTGTGTTATCATGAATTTCAATGGCGAAAAAATTCAGAACCCCGGCTCGTCCCCGGCTTGGCCAGCATTTCCTGACAGACCGGCGGGTGCGCGATCAAGTCGTCTCCAGCCTGGGTCTCCAACCTTCCGATACGGTGGTCGAGATCGGCGCCGGCCGCGGGTTTCTCACCGAGGCCCTTGCCCCGCATGTCAAGAGACTCTGGGCCATTGAAATGGACCCGCAATGGGCGGTGACGCTCAAGGCGGCTTTTCTCGATTCAAAGCGCGTTGAAGTGATCGCGCAGGATGTCCTGAAGGTGGACTTCCACCATTTTGTCGGCGCCGGCGAAGCCAGCCCGGGCCTCCGCGTGGTCGGCAATCTGCCTTACTACATCAGTTCCCCGATCCTCTTCCATCTGTTCGAGTACGCCGATCTGATTCGAGATGCCACTCTGATGGTCCAGCGCGAATTGGCGGTGCGTATTACGGCGACGCCCACGAGCAAGGATTACGGCTATGCTTCCCTGGTCACCCAGCTCTTCAGCCAGGCCGGTCTGCTCTTTCAGGTGTCGCCGTCCTCCTTTTCGCCACCGCCGCGGGTGCACTCCTCCATGATTCGTCTCGTGATGTCTCCCCGCGCCCACTCCCTGGCGATCGACGATACCGCCCTGTTTCTGAAATTTGCCCAACAGATATTCCTCGAAAAGAGAAAGACTTTGCTCAACAACCTGAAGCGCTTCATCGTCAGGAATTCCCCCGACACCGCGGCGCAACTGCAGGAAATTCTCAGGGAATGCTCCCTTGACCTCAAGGTCCGTGCAGAAAACGTTCCGATCGAGTCCACCGCCCTGCTCTATCGTACCTTGCGGCATCGCGGTCTCTTGTGATAATTTACTCAAGGGAAACCACATCCAGTGGAATCGGCCAAGGAAATAACCTGGAGAGGGCTGATCAGAATCGGAGTTGAACGCTCACCCTCCTCGACCTCAGAACAGATGATCCTAACTTTATCCCAGGACTAGACATTGATATCCAATCAAAAAGTTGAAATCATTCCGCTCGGCGGCCTCGGCGAATTTGGCATGAACATGATGTTTGTGCGCTACGGTTCCTCGGCCGTGGTCATCGACGCCGGGTTGATGTTCCCGGATGACGAATTGCTCGGCGTGGATGTCGTCATTCCCGACATTACCTTCCTCAAACAGCACAGCGACGAGATTCAGGCCATCCTGCTGACGCACGGTCACGAAGATCATATCGGGGCGCTTCCGTTTGTACTGGCGGAAGTGAACGTTCCGGTCTACGGCACCTCCTTCACCCTGGCGCTCGTCAAGCAGCGCCTGGAAGAACATGGGTTGCTGGACTCCACGAACCTGGTGGAGGTGGAACCACGGCAGCGGGTCACGCTGGGCGAACTTGAAGTCGAGTTCATCCAGGTGACTCACTCTATTGTAGATGCCGTGGCCCTGGCCATCACGACGCCCGCTGGAATCCTGGTGCACACGGGCGATTTTAAGATTGATCCCACCCCGATCGACCACAAGTGTTTTGATGCGGAGCGCTTTGAAGAGTATGGACGCCGGGGCGTACTGGCGCTGTTCTCCGACTCCACCAACGTGGAACGCAGCGGAAACACGCCCTCCGAGCGGGCCGTTCACGCGCGCTTCGACGAAATTTTCTCGAAGGCCGAGGGCGCCATTGTCGTTTCGTGTTTCGCGACATCGCTCCATCGCCTCCAGATTGTGCTCGACACGGCGCACAAGTTTCATCGCCAGGTCGCCTTCCTGGGGCGAGGGATGA
The window above is part of the Terriglobia bacterium genome. Proteins encoded here:
- the nuoB gene encoding NADH-quinone oxidoreductase subunit NuoB produces the protein MDPYSFVDPSAERNFLVTTVDQVVNWARRSALWPMTFGLACCAIEMMATGASRFDIARFGAEVFRPSPRQSDLMIVAGTVALKMGPVLRRVWDQMPDPKWCISMGACSSCGGPFPTYAVLQGVDRIVPVDVYIPGCPPRPEALLYGIMRLQDKIDKMTMMGQIKKPPTALRLDRDYMPTAK
- a CDS encoding NADH-quinone oxidoreductase subunit A gives rise to the protein MPKNYVPILMFMALGFLFPVVTIAILRLIRPSDPHKAKLSPYECGVDPVYQPRERYTVRYYIVAILFVVFDVETVFLFPWAIRYDVLGLFGLVEMLVFLGILVVGFIWLWKQGALEWV
- a CDS encoding MogA/MoaB family molybdenum cofactor biosynthesis protein; its protein translation is MSLTRHAAVITISDSVAVGTRPDLSGAAAKEKLEKLGYEVVLTEVVPDEINRIADRLKAIADAHTIDLVVTTGGTGLGPRDVTPEATQAVIDKSVPGLAELMRAESSRHTRFAFLSRALVGVRGETLIVNLPGSPKGVVECFDAIQDLLPHALNLIHGKTKH
- a CDS encoding response regulator, which encodes MSRAKVLLADDNSSIVRILHSILQGLGCDVSTASDGADALLKVRDSHPDVVVADFSMPIMDGIQLFRKLQEYPAHRDVPFVLLATRAEYEQKIRPLDLVPDEIIEKPFFAADARQRLKTILSRMQQHRLESMSVEDGAIGGRLADMGPVDLIQVLEIGRKTGALSLARQGESAVLYFREGQIYDAESGDLRGDPAVYRILTWGDGDFKIQFGAESKQQSVQNSTQGLLMEGMRQLDEGKR
- the moaC gene encoding cyclic pyranopterin monophosphate synthase MoaC — translated: MPKKLSHYDARGQAHMVEVGQKPVTLRTARAHGFIKISRAALSAIRGLRTPKGNPLEVARIAGILAAKRTPDLIPMCHPLFLTRVDVQCRFQKRGIEIESSATTKSETGVEMEALTAASVAALTLYDMCKAVDRSMEIGEIHLIEKRGGRSGVYRRAAPRK
- a CDS encoding molybdopterin molybdotransferase MoeA — translated: MISVDEARQRVIDACRAKRGELGSERVTLEEALGRVLAEDLCADTDQPPFDRSTKDGYALRSADVQHAPVELRVAGESKAGDAILPRIGAGEAAQVMTGAAIPPGADAVVMVEEVESLGPAPANVRGDAFDSGRIRIKKSLNAGTNVSLRGNEARKGDVLVPRGHTLRVHEISLAASAGMTRPLVFKRPRVGILATGDELVSIENEPGQNQIRNSNSYSLLAMVRRSGAAAHLLGIARDDLQDLRQKIRAGLESSDCLLLTGGVSAGKYDFVEPVLRESGVELGFDAVAIRPGKPAVFGTRGHQFVFALPGNPVSAIVTYHLFVEPLLKMLSGEEAGEPSILNARLENSFKQPTGRRGYLPAHFEIRKGDVHVRTVRWRGSSDLAGLARSNCFLIAPEQQAEFTEKDSVKILVPSF
- a CDS encoding GxxExxY protein → MCNVQSNLKFQEVTSRILRAFFKEVYHRLGYGFLEKVYLNAMATELRRAGLKVEKQAKIDVFFKGEIVGEYYADLVVENAVIVELKAKRCLMEEDEAQLLNYLRSTPYEVGLLLNFGPKPEFCRKVFDNDRTVTKTWELNGNHRA
- the trxA gene encoding thioredoxin, which produces MSDNPNIFHFTDTSFDDEVLKAEVPVLVDFWAEWCAPCRMLAPAVEAVADQYQGKVKVGKVNVDENMAVSQRFNVRGIPMLILFKGGQVKDQIVGNTGKDNIVRMLERHLN
- the glgA gene encoding glycogen synthase GlgA — encoded protein: MRILLVASECVPFAKTGGLADVMGALPKFIAKMGHEVDVLIPRYRKIPLDRLSRVAPDFSISMSGRPKTCSIWRAPESPAPGEVIYFLDCPEYFDREEFYGEKGVDYPDNAERFALFSRAAIEFARRSATPPDLFHCHDWQSAPVPVFLKHESRNDPSLRNLRTVFTIHNMGYQGLFDAGVMKTAGLPESSFHIGELEYYGKVNYLKGGIALADAITTVSPKYSREIQTPEFGHGLEGVVRSRAANVQGILNGIDYADWSPAIDPFIVKKYTPESLDGKLECKLDLLQEFRLPGQLNRPLIGIISRLDDQKGFDLISEGIESILAMNPLFVVLGSGKPKYETLLQRIAGTNPQQFGLRLAFDNKLAHKIEAGADLFLMPSRYEPCGLNQLYSLKYGTVPVVRATGGLDDTVEPYDPSTGRGTGFKFHEYTASAMAAAVHDALEVYKDREAWHRLMRAGMTKDFSWGASARQYVKLYESLLSRRAP
- the rsmA gene encoding 16S rRNA (adenine(1518)-N(6)/adenine(1519)-N(6))-dimethyltransferase RsmA; translated protein: MAKKFRTPARPRLGQHFLTDRRVRDQVVSSLGLQPSDTVVEIGAGRGFLTEALAPHVKRLWAIEMDPQWAVTLKAAFLDSKRVEVIAQDVLKVDFHHFVGAGEASPGLRVVGNLPYYISSPILFHLFEYADLIRDATLMVQRELAVRITATPTSKDYGYASLVTQLFSQAGLLFQVSPSSFSPPPRVHSSMIRLVMSPRAHSLAIDDTALFLKFAQQIFLEKRKTLLNNLKRFIVRNSPDTAAQLQEILRECSLDLKVRAENVPIESTALLYRTLRHRGLL